In Lacinutrix sp. Bg11-31, the DNA window AATACTAAAGAAACCACGACGTTTATTACTATCGTCTACAACGTCATCATGCAGTAAAGTTGCTGTATGTATTAGTTCTATAACAGATGCTCCTCTGTAAGTTCTGTCTTTAACGTCTCCATTAGATACCATTTTAGCAACTAGAAATACGAACATTGGTCGCATTTGCTTGCCTTTTCGGTTTACTATGTAGTGGGTAATACGGTTTAATAAAGCAACTTTAGAAGCCATAGCTAAGCGGAACTTTTTTTCAAAAAGGTCCATTTCGTAAGCGATGGGTTGTTTTATTTGTTCAGTTATTTTCAAAAGAAAAATTTCAGTGTTACAAAGCTACTGATAAAAAGTGAATAGTTAATAGTGAAAAGTGAGAAGTGAATAGTTATAAAAAATTAGTGGATTCCTGCTTTCGCAGGAATGACAAAAAGAACAATAAAATAGTGTGTGAATTCGAGGAAAAATTATTTTTAGCAACAGCTAATATTACCACTCATTAATTCGATTAGAATCTAGTTTTACAAAAATGAATACTAGAATAGTAAATCCCCAAAGTCCAGAACCTCCATAACTAAATAGAGGTAATGGAATACCAATAGTAGGTATTAAGCCCATAACCATACCAATATTAATTAGAAAATGTATAAATAATATGGCTCCAACCGAATAACCATAGACACGACTAAATTGAGATTTCTGGAGTTCGGCTAAATGTAATATGCGCAAAATAAGAAGTACAAAAACAAGAACAACACCAAAACTGCCTATAAATCCCCATTCTTCACCTACAGTTGTAAAAATATAGTCTGTATGCTGTTCTGGGACAAATTTACCTGTAGTACGTGTGCCTTCCATAAAACCTTTTCCTTTCCAACCACCAGCACTAATTGCTTTTTCGCTTTCTAAGAGGTTGTAAGCAGCTTCTTTTTTCATTTTTTCTAGCTTTCCTGCGTCTTTTTCAAGGCTTAGCCAAATGGTAATTCTATCTTTTTGATGGAAAGGTAGAAGCGTGTCGTAAGCAAAACGAACAACAAATGAAATTAATAATGCAATGGTTAAAGTGATTACTGGTTGAAAAAATGATGGTTTTTTCTTTTTAGAAAAATAATAACCAAACACAATAACAGCAGAAACAAGCATGGTGATAACGACTCCAAATTTTAAAGCGCAGATGGCTAAAACTATTAAAAGAGAACCAATAATTAAATAAATTTTTGGTAAGCCTTCGCGATATAATACAAAGAAAAAGGCGCCATATACTAGCGTACTTCCTGCATCTTTTTGCAATAAAATAAGAAATGCTGGTATGATAATAATGCCGAAAATGCGAATTTGATGCTTAAATTGCCTTATGTCTGTTTGTAAATCGCTTACGTATTTTGCAACAGCTAAAGCCGTTGCGGCTTTGGCAAATTCACTTGGTTGTAAGGTCATGCCTCCTAAGTCGTACCAGGACGTTGCGCCATTAATAGTCTTTCCAAAGATGAATAACCCAACTAAGGAGAGCAGAGAAGCAAAATAGATAACACTAGAAAAACGCTCGTAAAACTTAGCGTCTATAGATAAAATAAGAATTATTAGTAGAACCGAAAGGATAATAAATATAAGCTGTTTGCCATAAAACTCTGTAAAACTAAAGTAGTCGATAATTTCACCTGAATGAGAAGCAGATAAAATATTTAACCAACCAAAACCTGCTAGCATAAAGAAAAGCATGATGGTAATCCAATCGAATTTGAAATGTCTATCAGTTTGTCTCATTACCTTTATAACTTAATTTTAGCTTCTTCAGGTAAATCAATAACTTCTTCCATTGGAATAACTTGATATTGCGATCCACGATTAATTTGAAATGGCTCTCCAGAATATGGTTTTGCATATTCGTTTTCTAAACTATGTGTTAATAGCCATGTTTCTAAGTCTTTTCTACTAATCGTTTTGTTAACGTATTTCTCAATCATTAAACTAGCAATTTTACCAGCGAATCTACTTCCAAAATACCCGTTTTCTACAAATACTGCTAAAGCTATTTTAGGATTGTCTTTTGGAGCGAAAGCAACAAAAATTGAGTGGTCTGTTAATTGAGTTCTTACGCTATCGATTATTGCATAATTTTCAACAGTACCAGTTTTTCCGCAGATATCTAGACCTTTTACTTGCAGACTACTTGCTGTTCCTTTTTTGTAAACTTGTAGCATGCCTTCTATAACAGGTTCAAAATGCTGTTTATCTATTGTTGTGTATTTTGGTTTGGTAAAATTTTCTGGTAGCGATTCTCCTTCAATAGATTTTACAATATGAGGCGTGTAATAGTAACCTCTATTTGCAATAGCAGCAATCATATTTGCTAATTGTATTGGTGTAGTAGAAACTTCTCCTTGACCAATGGCATTAGAAATAGTATAGGTAGAGTAAAACTCTCTTGGATAAGCGTATTTATAGTACTTTCTGTCTGGTATTCTTCCTTTTTGGCCAACAACCAAATCATTATTTAAATATTTACCAAGTCCAAAACTTTTTACATGTTTACTCCAATGGTCTATGCCTTCCGATGCGTTACCGTCTTTATCTAATATTCTTCTATAAACAGTAGCAAAATAAGCGTTACAAGATTTTTGAATACCTAAAACCATATCTCTCGATCCACCTCCACAATGACAGCCCATAAAACGATTTCCGTATTTATAGCCGTGATGACATGCTATTTTTTCGCTTGTCGATATTACACCTTCTTGCAATGCCACAAGTGCATTCATTAGTTTAAAAGGAGAACCAGGATTGTATACACCTTGTAGACTTCTATTAAATAACGGCTTAGCTATTGTATCTCTAATTAGCTTATTAAAGTTCTTAGAGCGTTTTCTTCCTACTAAATCATTAGGATTGTATGTTGGAGCAGCAATCATAGCTAAAATTTCGCCTGTACTAGGTTCTATCGCAATTATTCCACCTCGTTTGTTTTGCATTAACCATTCTCCATAGGCTTGAAGATCTGAATCTATGGTTATTTTTATGTCCTTTCCTTGTTCTGGAATGGTATCATATTCACCTTCTTTGTAAGGGCCAATATTTCTATTAAATCTATCTTTTTGAATAAATTTTATGCCTTTTCTACCGCGAAGAATGGTGTCGTAAGATTTCTCAACACCTTGCTTTCCCATTAAATCACCCATTTTATAATAAGGGTCATTTGCTATGTCTCTATTATTTACTTCTCCAATATCTCCTAATACATTGGCTCCAATGGTTGTTTCGTATTGACGTAAAGAACGTTTCTGAATATGAAAACCAGTGAATTTCCTCATTTTTTCTTGAAGTACTGCATAATCTTCTTTAGATAAATGCGAAACAAAAGGCGAAGGTAATCGCCAAGAATAATGTTTGGCTTTTTTTAATTGCTTATCAAAACGTTCCTTATCGATTTTTAACAATCGGCAAAACTCTAAAGTATCTAATGGTTCTACTTCTCTGGGTATAACCATAACATCGTAAGAAGGTTGGTTTGCTACTAAAAGGGTTCCATTTCTATCGTAAACAAAGCCTCTTTTTGGGTAGTCGTAAACCTTTCTAATAGCATTGTCATTTAGAATACTATCAGCATCCGAATTATAAATTTGTAAATAGAATAGTCTTGTAGTAAAAATTATACCAACAAGAATAACAGAAAGAAAGAGTAAAAATTGTCTCATTTTTTATTTGTGCCACTAAAAATTATTGATATTAAAAGGCATAATAGTATAGTGAATATACTTGAGAATAACGTGTTTTTTAGTACTAAAATTATCTTAGAAAAGTTAAATATTTCAAGTGAGAATAAAATAAAATGATGAATAACCGTTAGTATGGATATATAAGTAACACGTTGTCCAAAATCGACGTTATTAAATTTAACTGCTTGATGGTCGTAAACGGCACCGAAACTAAATTTTAAAGCAACAGGACGAATAAATGCAATAGTTACAGCTGCAGCTGCATGAATACCTCCAGAGTCTAAAAACATATCTATAAATAAGCCTAAAAGAAAGCTTAATAGAATAAATAGCATCCTGTTATTTTTTATAGGAAACAGTAAAATGAATAAAATATATGGATACGGATTTATATAACCCATAAAATTTACATGACTTAGTAATAACACTTGTAATAAGAGTAATACAACAAAACGGATGGTATGTATAGATAAAAGATTAGTCATTAGTGTCTAATAGGTTTTCTATATGTTTTGCATCTTTGTTTTCAATAATGTAAACGTGCTCAATATTTGTCATGTCATTAAAAAGAGCAACTTCAATTTCATAATAATTTTCTGCGGTATCTAATTTGAAATTAGATATAGTACCAATAGGAATACCTTTAGGGAAAATTGTAGAACGTCCAGAAGTAGTAATAGTGTCTCCAGTAGCTACAGGTGCAATTTTTGGTATTTCGCTAAGTTGTATCTGGTTTGGTGATTGTCCATTCCATTTTATAGATCCAAAATGATTGGTTTTTTTAAGTTTAGCACTTATACTACTTGTGGTATTTAATATAGAAAGTACCGTCGCGTATTTAGAATCCGTTTTTTCAATAATTCCAATAATACCTTTGCTTGAAATAACACCAAAATCTTGTTTAATACTATCGTTTTCTCCTTTATTTAAAAGTAGAATATTGTTGGTTCCTGCATAGCTGTTTCTCATTACTTGAGCAGCCGTAAATTTGTAATGATTTGCAAAATTTAAACTATCTATAAAAGTAGAATCTGTACTGTTTTTAGTATTAAAAAGAATAGACTTTAATTGGTTGTTCTCTTCTTGAAGTAATTTGTTTTGTTCTCTTAACCCAAAATAGTCACTAATATTATTAGAAGTATTAAAAACACCACCACTTATAAAGTTAGCCGAATTTATAAACCTGCTTCTATGGTAGCTATGCGATTGTATCGTTAACATTACCGAAATAAATAGCAATAGCGCAAACAGAAGAAACGTTTTGTTTCTTAGTATAAAATTTACTATTTGTTGCATCTATAAGGGCAGGTTTTATTTTATCAATACACTTTTGTATTTCGCAAGGTTTTTAAGGGTAATCCCAGTTCCACGAACAACAGCACGTAAAGGATCCTCAGCAATATAAACAGGTAAATCTGTTTTTTGAGATAAACGCTTGTCTAAACCACGAAGCATAGAACCACCACCAGCTAAATAAATTCCAGTATTATAAATATCTGCAGCTAATTCTGGAGGTGTTTGCGATAATGTTTCCATTACAGCATCCTCGATTCTAAGAATAGATTTATCTAAAGCTTTCGCAATCTCTCTATAAGAAATTTGAACCTGCTTAGGTTTTCCAGTTAATAAATCACGTCCTTGAACGCTCATATCTTCTGGAGGTAAATCTAAATCTTCGGTAGCAGCACCAATTTGAATTTTTATTTTTTCGGCAGTACGCTCACCAACATAAAGATTGTGTTGTGTGCGCATGTAATAAATAATATCATTTGTAAAAACATCACCTGCAATTTTAACAGATTTGTCGCAAACAATACCACCTAAGGCGATTACAGCAATTTCGGTTGTTCCACCTCCAATATCTACAATCATGTTTCCTTTAGGTTGCATAATATCCACTCCAATACCAATAGCAGCAGCCATTGGCTCGTGTATTAAGTAAACTTCTTTACCATTTACACGTTCGCATGATTCTTTTACGGCACGCATTTCTACTTCTGTAATTCCAGAAGGAATACAAACTACCATACGTAAAGAGGGTGTGAATAATTTCTTTTTAAGCGCAGGAATGTTTTTAATAAACATGCTTATCATTTGCTCAGAAGCATCAAAATCTGCAATTACACCATCTTTTAATGGTCTAATTGTTTTAATATTTTCGTGCGTTTTTCCTTGCATTAAATTGGCTTCTTGACCAACTGCTATTATTTTTCCCGAAATGCGATCTCTCGCCACAATGGAAGGTGCATCTACAACAACTTTGTCGTTGTGTATAATTAGTGTGTTTGCAGTTCCTAAATCTATTGCGATTTCTTCTGTTAGGAAGTCAAAAAATCCCATGCGTTAAGTAGTAATTTATGAAGTTATTATTGTAATGACGTAAAAGTAATAAAACTAACGAAAAAAACAGCCATTATTGTATATAGTTCTTATATAATTTTTTAGTGCTTAAGGTTTTAGAATTAGTACAAAACAATAGATACGTATTTGTAGTGATTTTGGATGTTATTTGTTGTGTATTATTATTATTATTATTATCGCTTTCGCGGAATTGTTAAGCAATG includes these proteins:
- the rodA gene encoding rod shape-determining protein RodA — protein: MRQTDRHFKFDWITIMLFFMLAGFGWLNILSASHSGEIIDYFSFTEFYGKQLIFIILSVLLIILILSIDAKFYERFSSVIYFASLLSLVGLFIFGKTINGATSWYDLGGMTLQPSEFAKAATALAVAKYVSDLQTDIRQFKHQIRIFGIIIIPAFLILLQKDAGSTLVYGAFFFVLYREGLPKIYLIIGSLLIVLAICALKFGVVITMLVSAVIVFGYYFSKKKKPSFFQPVITLTIALLISFVVRFAYDTLLPFHQKDRITIWLSLEKDAGKLEKMKKEAAYNLLESEKAISAGGWKGKGFMEGTRTTGKFVPEQHTDYIFTTVGEEWGFIGSFGVVLVFVLLILRILHLAELQKSQFSRVYGYSVGAILFIHFLINIGMVMGLIPTIGIPLPLFSYGGSGLWGFTILVFIFVKLDSNRINEW
- the mrdA gene encoding penicillin-binding protein 2 codes for the protein MRQFLLFLSVILVGIIFTTRLFYLQIYNSDADSILNDNAIRKVYDYPKRGFVYDRNGTLLVANQPSYDVMVIPREVEPLDTLEFCRLLKIDKERFDKQLKKAKHYSWRLPSPFVSHLSKEDYAVLQEKMRKFTGFHIQKRSLRQYETTIGANVLGDIGEVNNRDIANDPYYKMGDLMGKQGVEKSYDTILRGRKGIKFIQKDRFNRNIGPYKEGEYDTIPEQGKDIKITIDSDLQAYGEWLMQNKRGGIIAIEPSTGEILAMIAAPTYNPNDLVGRKRSKNFNKLIRDTIAKPLFNRSLQGVYNPGSPFKLMNALVALQEGVISTSEKIACHHGYKYGNRFMGCHCGGGSRDMVLGIQKSCNAYFATVYRRILDKDGNASEGIDHWSKHVKSFGLGKYLNNDLVVGQKGRIPDRKYYKYAYPREFYSTYTISNAIGQGEVSTTPIQLANMIAAIANRGYYYTPHIVKSIEGESLPENFTKPKYTTIDKQHFEPVIEGMLQVYKKGTASSLQVKGLDICGKTGTVENYAIIDSVRTQLTDHSIFVAFAPKDNPKIALAVFVENGYFGSRFAGKIASLMIEKYVNKTISRKDLETWLLTHSLENEYAKPYSGEPFQINRGSQYQVIPMEEVIDLPEEAKIKL
- a CDS encoding rod shape-determining protein MreD; its protein translation is MTNLLSIHTIRFVVLLLLQVLLLSHVNFMGYINPYPYILFILLFPIKNNRMLFILLSFLLGLFIDMFLDSGGIHAAAAVTIAFIRPVALKFSFGAVYDHQAVKFNNVDFGQRVTYISILTVIHHFILFSLEIFNFSKIILVLKNTLFSSIFTILLCLLISIIFSGTNKK
- the mreC gene encoding rod shape-determining protein MreC — protein: MQQIVNFILRNKTFLLFALLLFISVMLTIQSHSYHRSRFINSANFISGGVFNTSNNISDYFGLREQNKLLQEENNQLKSILFNTKNSTDSTFIDSLNFANHYKFTAAQVMRNSYAGTNNILLLNKGENDSIKQDFGVISSKGIIGIIEKTDSKYATVLSILNTTSSISAKLKKTNHFGSIKWNGQSPNQIQLSEIPKIAPVATGDTITTSGRSTIFPKGIPIGTISNFKLDTAENYYEIEVALFNDMTNIEHVYIIENKDAKHIENLLDTND
- a CDS encoding rod shape-determining protein; the encoded protein is MGFFDFLTEEIAIDLGTANTLIIHNDKVVVDAPSIVARDRISGKIIAVGQEANLMQGKTHENIKTIRPLKDGVIADFDASEQMISMFIKNIPALKKKLFTPSLRMVVCIPSGITEVEMRAVKESCERVNGKEVYLIHEPMAAAIGIGVDIMQPKGNMIVDIGGGTTEIAVIALGGIVCDKSVKIAGDVFTNDIIYYMRTQHNLYVGERTAEKIKIQIGAATEDLDLPPEDMSVQGRDLLTGKPKQVQISYREIAKALDKSILRIEDAVMETLSQTPPELAADIYNTGIYLAGGGSMLRGLDKRLSQKTDLPVYIAEDPLRAVVRGTGITLKNLAKYKSVLIK